One Bremerella sp. JC817 DNA segment encodes these proteins:
- a CDS encoding metallophosphoesterase has protein sequence MYALMAVLMLIAGIGHLAIWTRLHCFVHSLPYKQWLIDTAEFTTYIMSVLIPSLFLVWWIQQPLDWQAADGEPVTYSTLYYVWLVYGTLSVIGFFMATFLWLLYQRDAHIAAGYFNERLLASFNFDEKAPQWLTSTSTKIASMIPANQILRLEVDRKELFLPRLPQELDGFTITHLSDLHLKGHMAEDFYRKVVDQAQDLQSEMIMIAGDIFDRDKCFPWTETLAGLTADCGTYFILGNHENRLLDKGMARKVLVDEGMIDLGSRHLTLMIRNYPVLMAGNELPWHPPAADLDNFDPGQFEQRPFRILLSHSPDQINWARANDFDLMLAGHNHGGQIRLPVIGPLVSPSRYGTRYAGGTFFADPTLMHVSRGISGTSPLRWNCPPEITQLVLRTRA, from the coding sequence ATGTATGCACTCATGGCGGTGCTGATGCTGATCGCAGGCATCGGCCATCTGGCAATCTGGACGCGACTTCACTGCTTTGTTCATAGTCTTCCTTACAAGCAGTGGCTGATTGATACGGCCGAGTTCACAACCTACATCATGTCGGTGCTGATTCCTTCGCTGTTCCTGGTGTGGTGGATTCAACAACCTCTCGACTGGCAGGCAGCCGACGGAGAACCGGTCACCTATTCGACGCTTTACTACGTTTGGCTAGTCTACGGAACGCTGTCGGTGATCGGCTTCTTCATGGCGACGTTTTTGTGGCTGCTTTATCAGCGTGATGCTCACATCGCCGCAGGCTATTTCAACGAACGCCTGCTCGCGTCGTTCAACTTTGACGAGAAGGCTCCGCAGTGGCTCACTTCGACCAGTACGAAGATCGCCAGCATGATCCCAGCGAACCAGATTCTACGGCTGGAAGTGGATCGCAAAGAACTTTTTCTGCCGCGACTTCCGCAAGAGCTCGATGGCTTCACGATCACGCATCTTTCCGATCTGCATCTGAAGGGGCACATGGCCGAGGACTTCTACCGCAAGGTGGTCGACCAGGCCCAAGACCTGCAGAGTGAAATGATCATGATCGCAGGCGACATCTTCGATCGTGACAAGTGCTTTCCGTGGACAGAAACGCTTGCCGGTCTGACGGCCGACTGCGGGACCTATTTCATCCTTGGCAATCACGAGAACCGTTTGCTGGATAAGGGCATGGCCCGCAAGGTATTGGTCGACGAGGGAATGATTGATCTGGGTAGTCGACATCTGACGCTGATGATTCGCAATTATCCCGTGTTGATGGCAGGCAACGAATTGCCCTGGCATCCACCGGCCGCCGATTTAGACAACTTCGATCCAGGCCAGTTCGAGCAGCGCCCTTTCCGGATTCTGCTTTCCCACTCGCCAGACCAGATCAACTGGGCGCGGGCGAACGATTTCGATTTGATGCTGGCCGGGCACAATCATGGCGGACAGATTCGCTTGCCGGTGATTGGTCCCTTGGTCAGCCCTAGTCGTTACGGAACCAGGTACGCTGGTGGAACTTTCTTCGCTGACCCAACGCTGATGCACGTTAGTCGTGGGATCTCAGGCACTAGTCCTTTACGTTGGAATTGTCCGCCAGAGATTACACAGCTAGTCCTGCGAACCCGCGCCTAA
- a CDS encoding response regulator has protein sequence MAAKPKILCLCDATNDTNVVEELRQDFEVTEVHNPLRVIAKLRSAPYSGLFISTSHQEVSSRISNLLENEHILDGMPDGVAMLDRDNTILWVNACLARWANRGDLVGQNFYAALNSPEILGPDYCPFHTAMTTGEASGSTLRTEDNRYFHVHAAPVMTPSAPPNNLIVTVRDVTDEVIQRQKLDAIHRAGMELADLTTEEIFNMEVSERIELLKSNILHYTKDLLSFDVIEIRLLDQRTGELVPLLSVGIDKEAAERELYAQSTNNGVTGFVASTGKSYLCEDTSKDPLYLEGFKGAKSSLTVPLLLHDQVIGSFNVESPEPRAFTNSDLQFLEIFCRDLAVALNTLELLVAQQANTAQASVEAIHSAVALPIDEILNDAVNVMQRYIGHDEEVVERLKNIIQNSRDIKRVIQRVGEKMTPAKAVPASAKQEQRPLLKAARVLVADADESVRSAAHALLDRYGCDVETAHDGTEALCMVRAGLHSTGYDVIISDVHLPDMSGHQLMVKLGGIISPVPMVLMTGFGYDPGHSIVKARQAGLLPNAVLYKPFRLDQLVETVERVMTAFAGTHST, from the coding sequence TTGGCGGCGAAACCCAAAATCCTGTGCCTGTGCGATGCGACCAACGATACCAATGTCGTTGAGGAACTTCGCCAGGATTTTGAAGTCACGGAAGTGCATAATCCACTTCGCGTGATTGCCAAACTTCGAAGTGCCCCCTATAGCGGCCTGTTCATCTCGACTTCGCATCAGGAAGTCTCGAGTCGCATCAGTAATCTGCTCGAGAACGAGCACATCCTCGACGGTATGCCCGACGGTGTTGCGATGTTGGATCGCGATAACACCATCCTGTGGGTAAATGCCTGTTTGGCGCGTTGGGCCAACCGAGGCGATCTGGTTGGCCAGAACTTCTACGCAGCCCTCAACAGCCCCGAGATCCTTGGTCCGGATTACTGTCCGTTTCATACGGCCATGACGACCGGGGAGGCGAGCGGGTCGACGCTTCGCACGGAAGACAATCGTTACTTCCATGTACACGCGGCCCCGGTCATGACACCGTCGGCTCCGCCGAATAACCTCATCGTTACCGTCCGCGACGTTACCGATGAAGTCATTCAGCGACAAAAGCTCGACGCGATTCACCGGGCTGGGATGGAACTCGCCGATCTGACGACCGAAGAAATCTTCAACATGGAGGTTTCCGAGCGGATCGAACTGCTGAAGAGCAACATCCTGCACTACACGAAGGATCTCCTCAGCTTCGACGTCATCGAAATTCGACTGCTCGATCAGCGAACCGGAGAACTGGTTCCGCTGCTGTCAGTGGGCATCGACAAAGAAGCAGCCGAACGCGAACTGTACGCCCAAAGCACGAATAACGGCGTGACCGGCTTCGTTGCCTCGACCGGCAAGAGCTACCTTTGCGAAGACACCAGCAAAGACCCGCTTTACCTGGAAGGTTTCAAGGGAGCGAAGAGCTCGCTGACCGTTCCGCTGCTGCTGCACGATCAAGTCATTGGATCGTTCAACGTTGAAAGCCCAGAACCACGGGCCTTCACCAACAGCGATCTGCAGTTCCTCGAGATCTTCTGCCGCGATCTGGCGGTCGCCTTGAACACGCTGGAATTGCTCGTCGCTCAGCAGGCCAATACGGCGCAAGCAAGTGTCGAAGCGATCCACAGTGCGGTCGCTTTGCCGATCGACGAGATCTTGAACGATGCTGTGAACGTGATGCAGCGTTACATTGGCCACGATGAAGAAGTGGTCGAGCGTCTGAAGAACATCATTCAAAACAGCCGCGACATCAAACGCGTGATCCAACGCGTTGGCGAAAAGATGACGCCTGCCAAGGCGGTTCCAGCTTCGGCCAAGCAAGAGCAGCGTCCGCTATTGAAAGCGGCTCGCGTGTTGGTTGCCGACGCGGACGAATCGGTTCGCAGTGCGGCTCACGCCCTCTTGGATCGTTACGGCTGCGACGTCGAAACGGCACACGACGGAACCGAAGCTCTTTGCATGGTTCGGGCCGGACTACATTCCACCGGATACGATGTCATCATCAGCGACGTGCACCTGCCCGATATGTCGGGGCATCAGTTGATGGTGAAATTGGGCGGCATTATCTCCCCCGTCCCGATGGTCCTGATGACCGGCTTCGGCTACGACCCAGGCCACTCGATTGTGAAGGCTCGCCAGGCAGGCCTGCTGCCGAACGCGGTCCTCTACAAGCCATTCCGCCTCGATCAACTGGTCGAAACGGTTGAACGGGTTATGACCGCGTTCGCGGGTACGCACTCTACTTAA
- a CDS encoding ThiF family adenylyltransferase — protein MTDPFDRYARQMSFARFGREGQEKLSQSTALVVGLGALGSVIANTLARSGVGTLRIVDRDYVEWNNLQRQFIYTEEDVRDRLPKAIAAKNHLQAANADIRIDAQIADVDHRNIEQLCQGVDVIVDGTDNFEIRFLLNDASLKLGIPWVYGGCIGAEGQTMTILPGEGACLRCIVPDSPPPGTTPTCDTAGILAPIIGVIASMESMEALKILSGHQDQVSRTLNVIDLWDNRLRQVKLGNVAGNASCPACGQRNYEWLDGKRGSQSAVLCGRDAVQLSFPDGDAIDLTAFAEKLKPLGSVEANAYLLRANIGEHAFTLFGDGRCIVHGTSDPAEARTLHARYIGT, from the coding sequence ATGACCGATCCCTTTGACCGCTATGCCCGTCAGATGAGCTTCGCGCGATTCGGTCGCGAAGGCCAGGAGAAGCTCTCGCAGTCGACAGCCTTGGTCGTGGGGCTGGGGGCTCTTGGTTCGGTCATTGCGAACACACTCGCTCGGTCTGGGGTCGGTACGCTGCGGATCGTCGACCGCGACTACGTCGAGTGGAATAACCTTCAGCGGCAGTTCATCTACACTGAAGAAGACGTTCGCGATCGCCTTCCCAAAGCGATTGCGGCAAAGAACCATCTGCAAGCGGCCAACGCCGACATTCGCATCGATGCGCAGATTGCTGACGTCGATCATCGCAATATCGAGCAGCTATGCCAGGGCGTCGATGTGATTGTCGATGGAACGGATAACTTCGAGATCCGCTTTCTGCTGAACGATGCGTCGCTGAAGCTGGGGATTCCCTGGGTTTATGGCGGATGCATCGGTGCCGAAGGACAGACGATGACCATCTTGCCGGGCGAAGGCGCCTGTCTGAGGTGCATCGTACCCGACTCGCCCCCTCCAGGCACAACGCCGACCTGCGACACGGCAGGCATTCTGGCACCGATCATCGGGGTGATCGCTTCGATGGAGAGCATGGAGGCGCTGAAGATCTTAAGTGGCCATCAAGACCAGGTCAGCCGCACGCTGAATGTGATCGACCTTTGGGACAATCGCCTGCGGCAAGTGAAGCTTGGCAACGTGGCTGGCAATGCGAGTTGCCCGGCCTGTGGTCAGCGCAATTACGAGTGGCTCGATGGCAAGCGTGGCAGTCAATCGGCGGTGCTATGTGGTCGCGATGCGGTGCAGTTAAGCTTCCCCGATGGAGACGCGATCGACCTGACCGCGTTCGCGGAAAAGCTGAAGCCGCTGGGAAGTGTCGAGGCCAACGCGTACCTTCTGCGGGCCAATATTGGCGAGCACGCTTTCACGCTATTTGGCGATGGCCGCTGCATCGTTCACGGGACCAGCGACCCGGCCGAAGCACGCACGCTACATGCCCGTTATATCGGGACTTAG
- the uvrA gene encoding excinuclease ABC subunit UvrA codes for MSTLQIEARGVEVHNLKKVDLDIPHRQLIVFCGVSGSGKTSMALDTLYAEGQRRYIESFSAYTRQFLDRLEKPDADRIDNIPPALAVTKVNDTRSSRSTVGTATETTDYLRLLFSKIGTIVCPGCQQPITKDTPGRVADQIIASEGTGRMMVAFPVVCEKDECEGVITQLREDGFSRTIVGGETVSLTPDLDEPLTKRLEAGETISVVLDRLTFESLKVERLRESLEAGFAHGDGVCEILVQPQESGTLQGHGVSVEIDGQRWQSLRYSTQLRCEACQLEFIEPDPRLFNFNSPLGACPDCEGFGNIIDMDMDLIVPDRRKSIAEGAIAPWNTPAYKHELEELIALAPDYDIPINAPYRDLTEKQVNLIVEGVPEREFGGLKGFFAWLERRKYKMHMRVFLSRWRSFRMCEACHGTRLRPEALAVRVGGKNIAEISSMKIVDALAHFHALELSDYQSALCRQVMPQVLARLQYLCIVGLGYLALDRSLRTLSGGEAQRVTLTSTLGSSLVNMLYVLDEPTAGLHPSDIARLNEAIVDLRNRGNTVVVVEHEETLIRAADQIIEFGPGAGERGGEIMFQGSPNEIEGDEDSLTGEFLSGRRSVVRKRDRRSTTHGRVRLKGARGNNLKDLEIEFPLGVLTVVTGVSGAGKSSLVDQTLYPALCRRKRKENIQSLPYDDVFGDGQIDDVVLVDQGPIGRSPRSNPVTYIKAFDEIRNVFASTMQARTRNLTASHFSFNVQGGRCESCNGDGHIAIDMQFMADVYVKCPECKGQRYKKEVLEITYRGKSIADVLNMTVREAFVFFRGQPKVQAKLNLLNEVGLDYLRLGQPANTLSSGEAQRLKLAGNLATTKKARTLFLMDEPTTGLHFADIVQLLDCFANLLQIGHSLIVVEHNIHVMMAADYIIDLGPGAADEGGNVVAMGTPEEIAENPASVTGKHLAAALKTLKA; via the coding sequence TTGTCGACACTGCAGATCGAAGCCCGAGGGGTCGAAGTTCATAACCTGAAAAAGGTCGACCTCGACATACCGCATCGCCAACTCATCGTCTTCTGCGGCGTGAGTGGAAGTGGAAAAACCAGCATGGCCCTCGATACGTTGTATGCCGAAGGGCAACGACGATATATCGAGAGTTTTTCCGCCTACACGCGGCAGTTTCTTGACCGGCTGGAAAAGCCCGATGCCGACCGGATCGATAACATTCCACCGGCGCTGGCCGTTACCAAAGTTAACGATACCCGCTCTAGCCGCTCGACCGTAGGCACGGCGACCGAGACAACCGATTATCTGCGACTGCTGTTCAGCAAGATAGGAACGATCGTCTGTCCTGGCTGTCAGCAGCCAATCACGAAAGATACCCCTGGCCGCGTCGCGGATCAGATCATCGCTTCCGAGGGAACTGGCCGCATGATGGTCGCCTTCCCGGTCGTTTGCGAGAAGGACGAATGCGAAGGGGTGATCACGCAGCTTCGGGAGGATGGTTTCAGCCGCACGATCGTTGGTGGCGAGACTGTTTCGCTGACGCCAGATCTCGACGAACCGCTCACCAAACGTCTGGAAGCAGGCGAAACGATCTCGGTGGTCCTCGATCGTCTTACCTTCGAGTCGCTGAAGGTCGAACGCTTGCGAGAATCTTTGGAAGCTGGCTTCGCCCACGGTGACGGCGTGTGCGAGATCCTGGTTCAACCGCAAGAGAGTGGGACGCTGCAAGGGCATGGCGTTTCGGTTGAGATCGACGGACAACGATGGCAGAGCCTGCGTTACAGCACGCAGCTTCGCTGCGAAGCGTGTCAGCTGGAATTCATCGAGCCTGATCCACGGTTGTTCAACTTCAACAGCCCGCTGGGGGCCTGCCCCGACTGCGAAGGCTTCGGCAACATCATCGACATGGACATGGACCTGATTGTTCCAGATCGACGCAAATCGATCGCGGAAGGTGCCATCGCTCCGTGGAACACACCGGCCTACAAACACGAGTTGGAAGAGCTGATTGCCCTGGCGCCTGACTACGATATTCCGATCAACGCCCCCTATCGCGACTTGACCGAAAAGCAAGTCAACTTGATTGTCGAAGGGGTTCCGGAACGAGAGTTCGGCGGGCTGAAAGGTTTCTTTGCGTGGCTCGAACGTCGCAAGTACAAGATGCACATGCGAGTGTTCCTCAGCCGCTGGCGAAGTTTCCGCATGTGCGAGGCCTGCCATGGTACCCGTCTTCGGCCAGAAGCGTTGGCTGTTCGGGTTGGGGGCAAGAACATCGCCGAGATCTCGTCGATGAAGATCGTCGACGCCTTGGCTCACTTTCATGCCCTGGAACTTTCGGACTATCAAAGTGCTCTGTGCCGCCAGGTGATGCCTCAGGTGCTAGCGCGACTGCAGTACTTGTGCATTGTAGGACTGGGCTACTTAGCATTGGATCGTTCGCTGCGAACACTCAGTGGTGGCGAAGCCCAACGGGTGACGCTGACCAGCACCCTGGGTTCTAGCTTGGTGAACATGCTTTACGTGCTGGATGAACCAACGGCCGGGCTGCACCCCAGCGACATTGCCCGGTTGAACGAAGCAATTGTCGATCTGCGGAATCGAGGCAACACAGTGGTGGTTGTCGAGCACGAAGAGACGCTGATTCGTGCCGCCGACCAGATCATTGAATTCGGTCCCGGCGCCGGCGAACGTGGCGGTGAGATCATGTTCCAAGGCTCTCCCAACGAAATCGAAGGGGACGAAGACAGCCTCACCGGTGAATTCCTTTCTGGCCGCCGAAGTGTTGTGCGGAAACGAGATCGCCGTTCGACGACCCACGGCCGCGTTCGCCTGAAGGGCGCTCGGGGCAACAACCTGAAAGACTTGGAAATCGAGTTCCCGCTCGGCGTTTTGACCGTGGTGACGGGCGTCTCTGGGGCCGGCAAAAGCTCACTGGTCGATCAAACGCTTTACCCGGCACTTTGCCGCCGCAAGCGAAAAGAAAATATTCAAAGCCTGCCCTACGACGACGTCTTTGGGGATGGCCAGATCGACGATGTCGTTTTGGTCGATCAAGGACCGATCGGACGTTCGCCGCGATCCAATCCGGTGACCTATATCAAGGCGTTCGACGAAATTCGTAACGTCTTCGCCTCGACCATGCAGGCCCGGACTCGCAATCTGACGGCCAGCCATTTTAGCTTCAACGTCCAAGGTGGCCGCTGCGAAAGCTGCAACGGCGACGGGCACATCGCTATCGACATGCAGTTCATGGCGGACGTTTATGTGAAGTGCCCTGAGTGCAAGGGGCAACGCTACAAGAAGGAAGTCCTCGAGATCACCTATCGCGGCAAGAGCATCGCCGACGTCTTGAATATGACGGTGCGTGAGGCGTTCGTCTTCTTCCGTGGGCAGCCCAAAGTTCAAGCCAAGTTGAACCTGCTGAACGAAGTTGGCCTCGACTATCTGCGTCTGGGACAGCCGGCCAATACGCTTTCGAGCGGGGAAGCGCAACGTTTGAAGCTGGCCGGAAATCTCGCGACGACCAAAAAGGCTCGAACGCTATTCTTGATGGACGAACCGACCACCGGTTTGCATTTCGCCGATATCGTTCAACTGCTCGACTGCTTCGCGAACTTGCTGCAGATTGGGCACTCGTTGATCGTGGTCGAGCACAACATCCATGTGATGATGGCGGCCGACTACATCATCGACCTTGGCCCAGGTGCCGCCGACGAAGGTGGCAACGTAGTCGCCATGGGGACGCCTGAAGAGATCGCGGAGAATCCTGCCTCGGTGACCGGCAAGCATTTGGCGGCGGCTCTTAAGACGTTGAAGGCGTAG
- a CDS encoding cupin domain-containing protein yields the protein MKIQNIDQGEATKVEMAGVAGCQVKQLISERDGAPLFAMRQFEVAPGGHTPHHHHPYEHEVYVIAGEGVILENETPRPIKAGDAILVEPDEIHQFRNTGDTPLKFLCLVPNAANNAQFPPECQD from the coding sequence ATGAAGATTCAAAATATCGACCAGGGAGAAGCAACCAAGGTCGAAATGGCCGGCGTTGCCGGGTGCCAGGTGAAGCAATTGATCAGCGAACGGGACGGTGCCCCACTGTTCGCCATGCGTCAATTCGAGGTCGCCCCAGGCGGGCATACGCCACACCACCATCACCCCTACGAGCACGAAGTTTACGTAATCGCCGGGGAAGGTGTCATTCTAGAGAACGAAACGCCCCGTCCCATCAAAGCGGGCGATGCCATTCTCGTCGAACCGGACGAGATCCACCAGTTCCGTAATACGGGCGACACTCCGCTGAAATTCCTCTGCCTGGTCCCGAATGCGGCCAACAATGCCCAGTTTCCGCCTGAGTGCCAGGACTAG
- the ligA gene encoding NAD-dependent DNA ligase LigA — MSIETDIEKLRDEIRIHDRKYYVEANPELTDLQYDQLLNKLKQLEAENPELITADSPTQRIGDAPVSHLDQFEHRIPMLSIDNTYSIEELQKYGERIAKLLPDEKIAWVVELKIDGVAVSMLYENGVLTRALTRGNGTVGDDITHNVRTIADVPLRLTGDDVPPVLEVRGEVYMTNADLVKLNEKQAAAGQPAYKNTRNVTAGTIRLLDPRIAAERNLRVFCHGVGYVEGLKATSHSEFLKELNSYGLPATPFVQSFVDFESAIEHCQELIESLHELEFEVDGLVLKVDRFEQREKLGSTSKSPRWLIAYKFEKYEAITTVNNIEVQVGKTGAITPVAILEPVELAETTVSRASLHNAEEIVRKDVRIGDVVVVEKAGKIIPHIVRTEKHERKTDLPPFPFPTECPSCNTPVVKDEGGVYIRCPNWEGCPAQIKERIRYFATRNAMDIEGLGDKLVDMLVDEKLVKTYGDLYRLTSDQIAALPRMGKKSGDKLVAAAEESKSRGLGRLLNALSIRHVGARGAERLAVHFGSIEKLMEASQEEIAEIEDIGEVIAASVREFFQSEFGQETVADLQGVGVSMESAKRSEASGPAVFDGLSFVVTGSLEKFTRDEIEQLIRDRGGKASGSVSKKTSYLVAGEKAGSKLAKAESLGVPVLTEDQFAELLAEKESAASTD; from the coding sequence ATGTCGATCGAGACGGATATCGAGAAACTGCGCGACGAGATCCGCATTCACGACCGTAAGTATTACGTCGAAGCGAATCCGGAACTTACCGATCTCCAATACGATCAGCTTCTCAACAAGCTGAAGCAGCTCGAAGCGGAAAACCCTGAGCTAATCACGGCCGACAGCCCCACGCAGCGAATCGGTGATGCGCCGGTCTCGCACCTCGATCAGTTCGAGCATCGCATCCCGATGCTCTCCATCGACAACACCTACAGCATTGAAGAACTGCAAAAGTATGGCGAGCGAATCGCCAAGCTTCTGCCGGACGAAAAGATTGCCTGGGTCGTCGAGCTGAAAATCGACGGCGTGGCGGTCTCGATGCTGTATGAAAATGGCGTCCTGACGCGGGCACTTACCCGTGGCAACGGAACCGTGGGGGACGATATCACCCACAACGTCCGAACCATTGCCGATGTCCCACTCAGGCTCACCGGTGACGACGTTCCCCCGGTCCTCGAAGTTCGGGGCGAAGTCTATATGACCAACGCCGACTTGGTGAAGCTGAACGAAAAGCAGGCCGCCGCCGGCCAGCCTGCCTACAAAAACACGCGTAACGTGACCGCCGGTACGATTCGTCTGCTTGATCCACGGATCGCCGCCGAACGTAACCTGCGGGTCTTCTGCCATGGTGTGGGATATGTCGAAGGACTGAAGGCAACGTCGCACTCCGAGTTTTTAAAGGAACTCAACTCGTATGGCTTGCCGGCAACTCCCTTTGTGCAGTCGTTTGTCGATTTCGAGTCGGCGATCGAGCACTGCCAGGAACTGATCGAGTCGCTGCACGAACTTGAGTTTGAAGTGGATGGCCTCGTTTTGAAGGTCGACCGCTTCGAGCAGCGGGAAAAGCTGGGCTCGACCTCGAAGAGCCCGCGCTGGCTGATCGCCTACAAGTTCGAGAAATACGAAGCGATCACCACGGTTAACAATATCGAAGTCCAAGTCGGCAAAACCGGGGCAATCACGCCGGTCGCCATCCTGGAGCCAGTCGAGCTGGCCGAAACGACCGTTTCGCGAGCCAGCTTGCACAACGCCGAGGAAATCGTCCGCAAGGATGTTCGGATCGGCGACGTCGTGGTGGTCGAGAAAGCGGGCAAGATCATCCCGCATATCGTCCGGACCGAGAAGCACGAACGTAAGACCGACCTGCCGCCGTTCCCCTTCCCGACCGAATGCCCTTCATGCAACACGCCGGTGGTCAAAGATGAAGGGGGCGTCTACATTCGCTGCCCCAATTGGGAAGGCTGCCCCGCCCAGATTAAAGAACGGATTCGCTACTTCGCGACCCGCAACGCGATGGATATCGAGGGCCTGGGAGACAAGCTGGTCGATATGCTGGTCGACGAGAAGCTGGTGAAGACCTACGGCGACCTGTATCGATTGACCTCCGATCAAATCGCCGCCCTGCCCCGCATGGGCAAGAAGTCCGGAGACAAGCTTGTCGCCGCGGCGGAAGAGAGCAAGTCACGTGGGCTCGGCCGGCTGCTGAACGCCCTTTCGATTCGCCACGTTGGTGCCCGTGGGGCCGAACGCCTGGCGGTCCATTTCGGTTCGATCGAGAAACTGATGGAAGCCTCGCAGGAAGAGATCGCCGAGATCGAGGACATCGGCGAGGTGATCGCGGCGTCGGTTCGCGAGTTCTTCCAAAGCGAGTTCGGTCAGGAAACGGTTGCCGATCTGCAAGGCGTGGGTGTCTCGATGGAGTCGGCCAAACGGAGTGAAGCGTCTGGCCCGGCGGTTTTCGATGGCCTGTCGTTCGTCGTGACAGGCTCGCTCGAGAAGTTTACCCGGGACGAAATCGAGCAGCTCATCCGCGACCGAGGGGGAAAAGCCTCGGGCAGCGTCTCGAAAAAGACCAGCTATCTAGTGGCCGGCGAGAAGGCAGGCAGCAAACTGGCGAAGGCAGAGTCGCTGGGGGTACCGGTGCTGACCGAAGACCAGTTCGCTGAGCTGTTAGCCGAGAAAGAGTCGGCCGCCAGCACAGACTAA
- a CDS encoding DUF481 domain-containing protein translates to MGWFSPKSIFALALLTLAAIAVPATGDEIESFDSIGLSYFEQSPGDISTAEFVHYLMPADDVQSSIDGSFDVPELLPPLPAEPTLAEQAQPAEAETVEKPEGEKQDGETMEGEEEGEPVEEEPSYGYLDYVPYGQYGHIDYWLGESKWSKSAEIGLNGQTGNTESNSLRVGSKIKREGQYTIFTSEFKHLRTAGPQGLTQNNAFFKHKLEWPLKVYKDWSLYENTNLEYDEFKAFDLRLVFNGGVSYKAYKTDMTDFTLNGGAGFNQEFGSPQKGIVPEANLGFDFNHSITVGQKLAMNFDFYPSMEADQGYRFTNEASYTVAIREGLSLKISANDRYDSTPNNRKRNDLDYACLLLWEF, encoded by the coding sequence ATGGGATGGTTCTCCCCAAAATCCATCTTCGCATTGGCTCTGCTAACGCTGGCAGCGATAGCAGTCCCGGCTACCGGTGACGAAATCGAATCGTTTGATTCGATTGGACTCAGCTACTTCGAACAATCGCCCGGCGATATTTCCACGGCCGAGTTCGTTCATTACCTGATGCCGGCCGATGACGTGCAATCGTCTATCGATGGCTCTTTCGATGTTCCCGAGCTGCTGCCTCCTTTGCCTGCCGAGCCAACTCTCGCCGAACAAGCCCAGCCAGCCGAAGCCGAAACGGTAGAAAAGCCGGAAGGGGAAAAGCAGGATGGCGAGACCATGGAAGGCGAAGAAGAAGGTGAGCCGGTGGAAGAAGAACCTTCCTATGGTTACCTCGATTACGTTCCCTACGGCCAATATGGCCATATCGACTATTGGCTGGGTGAATCGAAGTGGAGCAAAAGTGCCGAGATTGGTTTGAACGGCCAAACAGGTAATACCGAATCGAACAGCTTGCGCGTCGGCTCAAAAATCAAGCGCGAAGGCCAATACACGATCTTCACATCGGAATTCAAGCATCTGCGAACCGCCGGCCCGCAAGGCCTCACGCAGAACAACGCCTTCTTCAAGCACAAGCTGGAATGGCCTTTGAAGGTCTATAAAGACTGGTCGCTCTACGAGAACACGAATCTCGAATACGACGAGTTCAAAGCCTTCGACCTCCGCCTGGTCTTCAATGGTGGTGTGAGCTACAAGGCCTATAAGACCGACATGACCGACTTCACGCTCAATGGTGGTGCGGGTTTTAATCAAGAGTTTGGCAGCCCCCAGAAAGGGATTGTCCCGGAAGCGAATCTGGGCTTCGACTTCAATCATTCGATCACGGTAGGGCAAAAGCTGGCAATGAACTTTGACTTCTATCCCTCGATGGAAGCCGACCAGGGGTACCGCTTTACGAACGAGGCGAGCTACACCGTCGCGATCCGCGAAGGCCTGTCGCTGAAGATCAGTGCCAACGATCGCTACGATAGTACGCCCAACAATCGCAAAAGAAACGACCTGGACTACGCTTGTTTGCTACTTTGGGAATTCTAA